In the Arachis ipaensis cultivar K30076 chromosome B10, Araip1.1, whole genome shotgun sequence genome, one interval contains:
- the LOC107623405 gene encoding proline iminopeptidase isoform X2 — MRLGFSPNTLLSPSFSSSLLLPSLVFTLSNSQLFPHSRLHLQHPLSLKTYSSGRKSAIIRVHKVDHSIESTPVNLMAPEQEFTEVNRNLYPNVEPYSTGFLKVSDIHTLYWEQSGNPNGHPVVFIHGGPGGGTGPSNRKFFDPEFYRIILFDQRGAGKSTPHACLEQNTTWDLIDDIEKLREHLQIPEWQVFGGSWGSTLGLAYSQSHPDKVTGMVLRGIFLLRKKEIDWFYEGGAAAIFPDAWESFRDLIPENERGCFVDAYKKRLNSDDVETQYAAARAWTKWEMMTAHLLPNEENIKRGDDDKFSLAFARIENHYFVNKGFLPSDSYLLDNVDKIRHINTTIVQGRYDVCCPMMSAWDLHKAWPEADFKVVADAGHSANEPGIAAELVAANEKLKNIIKNKGN; from the exons ATGAGGTTGGGTTTTAGTCCAAACACCCTTCTTTCACCATCCTTCTCTTCCTCTTTGTTATTGCCTTCCCTAGTTTTCACTCTCTCCAATTCACAGTTATTCCCTCATTCTCGTCTTCATCTTCAGCATCCCCTCTCTCTCAAAACCTACTCTTcag GGAGAAAGAGCGCAATTATTCGTGTGCATAAAGTTGATCATAGTATTGAGTCAACACCCGTTAATTTGATGGCTCCAGAACAGGAATTTACAGAAGTGAACAGAAATCTTTACCCGAATGTAGAACCCTACAGCACAGGGTTTTTGAAAGTTTCAGATATTCACACACTCTACTGGGAGCAATCTGGAAACCCCAATGGACAT CCGGTTGTCTTCATTCACGGAGGCCCTGGAGGGGGAACTGGCCCAAGCAATCGGAAATTTTTTGATCCTGAATTTTACAGAATCATTTTATTTGATCAG CGGGGTGCAGGGAAAAGCACGCCCCATGCTTGCTTAGAGCAAAACACCACATGGGATCTAATTGATGACATTGAAAAGTTACGAGAACACTTGCAGATTCCAGAATGGCAG GTATTTGGAGGATCATGGGGAAGCACACTTGGTCTTGCTTATAGCCAATCTCACCCAGACAAG GTTACTGGCATGGTCCTCAGGGGAATTTTCTTATTAAGAAAGAAAGAGATTGATTGGTTTTATGAGGGTGGTGCTGCTGCAATATTCCCTGATG CTTGGGAGTCATTTAGGGATCTGATTCCAGAGAATGAGAGAGGATGCTTTGTTGATGCCTATAAAAAGAGGTTAAACTCTGACGATGTTGAAACTCAG TATGCAGCTGCTAGAGCATGGACCAAATGGGAAATGATGACAGCTCATCTTCTTCCAAATGAAGAGAACATCAAAAGAGGGGATGACGATAAATTTTCATTG GCATTTGCAAGGATTGAAAACCACTATTTTGTGAACAAGGGATTCTTGCCCTCAGATTCATACCTGTTGGATAACGTTGACAAAATTAGGCATATCAACACCACAATTGTGCAG GGACGATACGATGTCTGCTGTCCTATGATGTCAGCCTGGGATCTTCATAAAGCTTGGCCAGAGGCAGATTTTAAG GTTGTTGCTGATGCGGGACATTCAGCCAATGAACCAGGCATAGCTGCTGAACTAGTGGCTGCAAATGAGAAACTAAAAAACATAATCAAGAATAAAGGGAACTGA
- the LOC107623405 gene encoding proline iminopeptidase isoform X1, which translates to MRLGFSPNTLLSPSFSSSLLLPSLVFTLSNSQLFPHSRLHLQHPLSLKTYSSGRKSAIIRVHKVDHSIESTPVNLMAPEQEFTEVNRNLYPNVEPYSTGFLKVSDIHTLYWEQSGNPNGHPVVFIHGGPGGGTGPSNRKFFDPEFYRIILFDQRGAGKSTPHACLEQNTTWDLIDDIEKLREHLQIPEWQVFGGSWGSTLGLAYSQSHPDKVTGMVLRGIFLLRKKEIDWFYEGGAAAIFPDVYAFCLMSAWESFRDLIPENERGCFVDAYKKRLNSDDVETQYAAARAWTKWEMMTAHLLPNEENIKRGDDDKFSLAFARIENHYFVNKGFLPSDSYLLDNVDKIRHINTTIVQGRYDVCCPMMSAWDLHKAWPEADFKVVADAGHSANEPGIAAELVAANEKLKNIIKNKGN; encoded by the exons ATGAGGTTGGGTTTTAGTCCAAACACCCTTCTTTCACCATCCTTCTCTTCCTCTTTGTTATTGCCTTCCCTAGTTTTCACTCTCTCCAATTCACAGTTATTCCCTCATTCTCGTCTTCATCTTCAGCATCCCCTCTCTCTCAAAACCTACTCTTcag GGAGAAAGAGCGCAATTATTCGTGTGCATAAAGTTGATCATAGTATTGAGTCAACACCCGTTAATTTGATGGCTCCAGAACAGGAATTTACAGAAGTGAACAGAAATCTTTACCCGAATGTAGAACCCTACAGCACAGGGTTTTTGAAAGTTTCAGATATTCACACACTCTACTGGGAGCAATCTGGAAACCCCAATGGACAT CCGGTTGTCTTCATTCACGGAGGCCCTGGAGGGGGAACTGGCCCAAGCAATCGGAAATTTTTTGATCCTGAATTTTACAGAATCATTTTATTTGATCAG CGGGGTGCAGGGAAAAGCACGCCCCATGCTTGCTTAGAGCAAAACACCACATGGGATCTAATTGATGACATTGAAAAGTTACGAGAACACTTGCAGATTCCAGAATGGCAG GTATTTGGAGGATCATGGGGAAGCACACTTGGTCTTGCTTATAGCCAATCTCACCCAGACAAG GTTACTGGCATGGTCCTCAGGGGAATTTTCTTATTAAGAAAGAAAGAGATTGATTGGTTTTATGAGGGTGGTGCTGCTGCAATATTCCCTGATG TTTATGCATTTTGTCTCATGTCAGCTTGGGAGTCATTTAGGGATCTGATTCCAGAGAATGAGAGAGGATGCTTTGTTGATGCCTATAAAAAGAGGTTAAACTCTGACGATGTTGAAACTCAG TATGCAGCTGCTAGAGCATGGACCAAATGGGAAATGATGACAGCTCATCTTCTTCCAAATGAAGAGAACATCAAAAGAGGGGATGACGATAAATTTTCATTG GCATTTGCAAGGATTGAAAACCACTATTTTGTGAACAAGGGATTCTTGCCCTCAGATTCATACCTGTTGGATAACGTTGACAAAATTAGGCATATCAACACCACAATTGTGCAG GGACGATACGATGTCTGCTGTCCTATGATGTCAGCCTGGGATCTTCATAAAGCTTGGCCAGAGGCAGATTTTAAG GTTGTTGCTGATGCGGGACATTCAGCCAATGAACCAGGCATAGCTGCTGAACTAGTGGCTGCAAATGAGAAACTAAAAAACATAATCAAGAATAAAGGGAACTGA
- the LOC107620037 gene encoding uncharacterized protein LOC107620037 — MEGPWMIAGHYLIVQRWRPFFLFGSIEVRKIALWVRIPNLPIELYNHRFLWRVGSAIGHMLKVDRTTSIHSREKFARICVEIDLAKQLVPRISVLGCELHIEYEGLHQICFACGRYGHRSKQCMERPVTNGDPREEAGAGDIPSGEASNEKVDAQNGKAEDPQNPRNHDNRQINPDFGSWMLVKRYNFKKKAQSEVRKSHTNQGLGTNDNSKEGSSPKGKDPGAGSRFAILHEEGMNNVHESVTQMEANQETQLTNGL; from the coding sequence ATGGAAGGACCTTGGATGATTGCCGGCCACTATCTCATTGTGCAAAGATGGAGACCCTTTTTCCTATTCGGATCAATAGAAGTAAGAAAAATTGCTCTCTGGGTTCGAATCCCGAATCTCCCGATTGAACTATATAACCACCGCTTTCTCTGGAGGGTAGGCTCGGCCATTGGTCATATGCTCAAGGTGGATCGAACCACGTCAATTCATTCGAGGGAGAAATTTGCACGGATTTGTGTGGAGATTGACCTGGCAAAACAATTAGTACCTCGGATCTCAGTTCTTGGCTGTGAGCTTCACATCGAGTATGAAGGCCTGCACCAAATTTGCTTCGCTTGTGGCAGGTATGGACACAGATCTAAACAGTGTATGGAAAGGCCAGTAACTAATGGAGATCCTAGGGAAGAAGCCGGGGCCGGAGATATCCCGTCCGGTGAGGCGTCGAATGAAAAAGTTGATGCCCAAAATGGAAAGGCCGAAGATCCACAAAATCCACGCAACCATGATAACAGACAAATCAACCCTGATTTTGGGTCCTGGATGCTGGTGAAAAGATATAACTTTAAAAAGAAAGCGCAATCAGAGGTAAGGAAATCTCATACGAATCAAGGATTGGGCACTAATGATAACTCTAAAGAAGGAAGCTCTCCAAAAGGGAAAGATCCTGGTGCGGGATCGCGTTTTGCCATCTTGCATGAAGAAGGTATGAATAACGTGCATGAAAGTGTGACTCAGATGGAAGCCAATCAAGAGACCCAATTGACTAATGGGTTGTAA